The window cATCTGTGAATGTGAAATActaaaattttaacaaatatTGGCAGATATTGGACGGAGGATGGCATTTGTTGGGCGCGAAATTCTGCGGTTCATGATATTGATGACACCGCAATGGGTTTTAGACTCTTAAGGTTACATGGCTATGAAGTTTCACCAGGTGATATgatttgaaaattaagaaagaagaaagaagaaagattaaATCACAACAATTGCAGTGAAATTAACAATAGTTTTCTGGTTTCTTTCATCTACAGATGTGTTTGAGCATTTCCAGAAGGGGAGTGAGTTCTTCTGTTTTGCTGGACAGTCAAGTCAGGCAATTACAGGTATATTTAACCTGTATAGGGCATCTCAAGTGAAGTTCCCTGGAGAAAAGATCTTACAAGAAGCAAAGatatttgcatcaaaattcCTGAGAGACAAACAAGAATCCAATCAACTTTTGGATAAATGGATAATGACTAAAGACTTGCCAGGAGAGGTATATATATTCTAGATCAGTTTTTTGCATTCTTgggtgataaaaatagttgatCGAAATACCACTAATAATGAAATTAACATTGAAAAATGATTAGGTTGGATACCATCTCGATATGCCATGGTACGCCAATTTACCGCGAATAGAAGCAAGATTCTTCATCGATCAATATGGTGGAGAAAATGATGTTTGGATTGGAAAGACCCTATacaggtttcttcttcttcttgttcttctttgtttctttgttggcttaacccttcaaaccctaaaaattctaAACCAATAATAGAGAGATAATGACAGTCTAACAAATATTTGTTTAAATTTATTTGGAAACTATAGGATGCCTTATGTTAACAATAATGACTATCTGGAGCTTGCAAAGTTAGATTTCAACAATTGTCAAGTGTTACATCAGCTAGAATGGACTACTATTCAAAGGtaagaaataatcaaaataataaattcaagGTCGAATGTCATCGAAAGAAGTATTAATTATAATGTGTACATGACTGTGGTACATGTAGGTGGTATAGAGAATGCAATCTTGGAGAACTCGGGGTTGGAAGAAGAGAGCTTCTACTAGCATATTTTGTGGCTGCCGCGAATATATTTGAGCCTGAGAGGGCAAGTGAGAGGTTGGCATGGGTGAAAACCGTTGTGCTTATAGAAGCAGTAAGGTCTTATATGGAGATGGACACCACAACTATGGCTGTGAAGAAGGCGTTACTCAATGATTTCAACTACATGAGCACCAATGGAAACAATGATACTATTAAGTAAGTAACACTGTACTTAAGCTATGAAATGTCCATATAAGTGACGACCAACCTTCATATCAGAAGAGATTTTCTTCCTGCCGCAGTTGTCACATATTACATCACAAATTTTTGTCTAACCCATAAAGTGTAGTAGTTAAGGAATATTTGTCTACAACACAAAGTTCCAAAGCGATCTTTCCAATGTTTCTTTCATGGATTCTTTGCCGGCTTGTTTGTCTTTACTTGTGTTAACTACTGATGCATAGTACCCTATCTTTGAACTCTAATTTGTAAGGATTAATTGATTAattagttttaatttgttatatatataatttaaatcaaatcatttgggaCAGGATGAAGGATGCTGAGTCAAAGACAAGAGGAAAGGAGCTGGTGGAAACCctaatcaaaaccctaaatagtATTGCACTGGAAACACTAGTGGCTCACAGCTTAGACGTGAGACAACACTTGAGTTCCATGGTGAGTAAATAAGCAGCACAGAAATGGAGTGGTCcattttttttgaattgttaTTGTGATTGAAAATCTTGGTTGTTTGTTGATGACTTTTGGTGCAGTGGAAGACATGGCTTGTTATGTGGTTCCAAGAAGAAGTTGGAaatggtgaagaagcagaactACTAGTGAAGATAATCAACTTATGTGGTGGGCGTATTCTCTGTGAAGACCAATCTCTCCATCCTCACTATAATCGTCTTCTCCACCTAACTAATGCTATCTGTAGCCAACTTCGTGGGCTCTTTAATCCcaaggtactctctctctctctctctctctctctctctctctctctctctcatatattatatagagaaacaaaagctaaaagCACAACTATGACAAGACAAAGAGCACATCAGATACCTACTAAAGGTTACTTACTTATTATTGATTTGTTTTCTGTTTATGTGATCAGGGAAATGGGAAGAAGGATAGTAATAGAGAGGTTAAAGGACCAGAAGAAGTAGAAACCCTTATGGAAGAGTTACTTCAAATTGTTCTTCTTCAGACACCAGACACCATTGATCGTGAAATCAAGCAAACATTCCTTATTGTGGCGAAGAGTTTTTATTATGTTGCTCATTGCAACCAAGCTACAATCAATAACCATGTTGCTAAAGTTCTCTTTGAGAGTGTGGCttgacattatttttttttatatgtatttGGGAATAAATGAATGTTAATGTTAAGCAATTAAAGGAAAACTCCAATTAATGTTAATGTTCTTTTGGTGTTCTTTCTTAATCTGTCCACATTTACTTACATTTAACTTTTTACCTTGAAAGGTTAATTAGCTTCTATAATTGATCGTGCATTGAATTTGTTGGATCTACTCAAAACCATACAAATCTGATTTGGACCCTTTACAATGAATCCATAGATTGTTTTGATCCAGAGGAGAACAAGAATTTTATTTAGATCGACACTGTTTGGAACCTTGTAGAGAAGGTAACCGAATATTGAGT is drawn from Telopea speciosissima isolate NSW1024214 ecotype Mountain lineage chromosome 1, Tspe_v1, whole genome shotgun sequence and contains these coding sequences:
- the LOC122648925 gene encoding ent-copalyl diphosphate synthase 1-like, yielding MVSAINLLNFTPAAPRCHGSRSLSPRDLQHRFSGVWSIGTRNHEVAATNGNLLGSRLNVISKTIPRAYTDQFETLQGDKEAISQVYIANEIEKRVKSIKSMLGSMEDGEISVSAYDTAWVALVEDINEKGVPQFPSSLQWIVENQLSDGSWGDRYIFSAHDRILNTLACVVALKSWNIYPGICEKGMAFIRENMSKLENENEEHMPIGFEVAFPSLMEIAESQDLQIPRDTPFLQDIYAKKNLKLTKIPKDMMHIMPTTLLHSLEGMVGLDWEKLMKLQSENGSFLFSPASTAYALMETKDVNCLMYLKKAVEKFNGGVPNVYPIDLFEHIWSVDRLERLGISRHFQSEIQECLSYVHRYWTEDGICWARNSAVHDIDDTAMGFRLLRLHGYEVSPDVFEHFQKGSEFFCFAGQSSQAITGIFNLYRASQVKFPGEKILQEAKIFASKFLRDKQESNQLLDKWIMTKDLPGEVGYHLDMPWYANLPRIEARFFIDQYGGENDVWIGKTLYRMPYVNNNDYLELAKLDFNNCQVLHQLEWTTIQRWYRECNLGELGVGRRELLLAYFVAAANIFEPERASERLAWVKTVVLIEAVRSYMEMDTTTMAVKKALLNDFNYMSTNGNNDTIKMKDAESKTRGKELVETLIKTLNSIALETLVAHSLDVRQHLSSMWKTWLVMWFQEEVGNGEEAELLVKIINLCGGRILCEDQSLHPHYNRLLHLTNAICSQLRGLFNPKGNGKKDSNREVKGPEEVETLMEELLQIVLLQTPDTIDREIKQTFLIVAKSFYYVAHCNQATINNHVAKVLFESVA